One window of the Streptomyces sp. TS71-3 genome contains the following:
- a CDS encoding demethylmenaquinone methyltransferase gives MTRASLDKQPHEVASMFDDVAERYDLTNDVLSLGQTRLWRREVARAVDAGPAQKVLDLAAGTATSSLPFTRTGAYVVPCDFSTGMLRVGKQRNPWLPFTAGDATRLPFRDDVFDAVTVSFGLRNVHDTDAALQELYRVTKPGGRVVICEFSHPTWAPLRTVYSEYLMRALPPVARGVSSNPDAYVYLAESIRAWPDQPALAQRLLKSGWSKVAWRNLTGGIVALHRGFKQG, from the coding sequence GTGACCCGCGCATCCCTGGACAAGCAGCCGCACGAAGTCGCCTCGATGTTCGACGACGTCGCGGAGCGCTACGACCTCACCAACGACGTGCTGTCCCTCGGCCAGACCCGGCTCTGGCGCCGGGAGGTGGCCAGAGCCGTCGACGCCGGGCCCGCGCAGAAGGTTCTCGACCTCGCCGCGGGCACGGCCACCTCCTCGCTGCCGTTCACCCGCACCGGCGCGTACGTCGTGCCGTGCGACTTCTCGACCGGCATGCTGCGGGTCGGCAAGCAGCGCAACCCCTGGCTGCCGTTCACGGCGGGCGACGCGACCCGGCTGCCGTTCAGGGACGACGTCTTCGACGCCGTCACGGTCTCCTTCGGGCTGCGGAACGTCCACGACACCGACGCGGCCCTTCAAGAGCTGTACCGCGTGACGAAGCCGGGCGGCCGCGTGGTGATCTGCGAGTTCTCGCACCCGACGTGGGCGCCGCTGCGCACCGTCTACAGCGAGTACCTGATGCGTGCGCTGCCGCCGGTGGCGCGTGGCGTGTCGTCCAACCCCGACGCGTACGTCTACCTCGCCGAGTCCATCCGCGCCTGGCCCGACCAGCCCGCGCTGGCCCAGCGGCTGCTCAAGAGCGGCTGGTCCAAGGTGGCCTGGCGGAACCTGACCGGCGGAATCGTGGCCCTGCACCGGGGCTTCAAGCAGGGCTGA
- a CDS encoding zinc ribbon domain-containing protein, with protein MQPGSGHRAGPGGARPPSPAGAFLGRVLGGDWAGAARAALWPVGGVLVAAVAVAVPAYGQRDGAELIDFGTRLRLALALLLQAVGGGFEVHGLEHPGHGVVLRLDGGSSLSLVPMTVTALWIAALLLGLRGLRARLPLRAPGPRSAAGSGTAGPAPRTAGLEAAVRVAAVVSGSTLALELCAQPTVLGVRFSSSPVFGALGALFLSLAVSTAVLHRGEAAWWLGSRPRIRTLLRATTTALRALGAVLALGSAAAYLALTQVDDLGRALNLPDTGASPELVALLVLPNLGVAALGIGWGAPVRATAGGSSTYGGGYESGYFGLAKLAEAAGPGAVTGAMALGLASALVVGTLAARRSKGRGERLLATGVFFALFLLLAALSGAGVQAQGTASAHGASGTGGATVALHLPDTLLAVLPWLIGAVIAGPWLAWWTGSPPPPRGPAPSRTTEQAPAAATIPSPAAPPDGAPRPRPRSPAVIWLASLAAALLLGSAVAAGAFLWQNQQAGAESTHSGPEARP; from the coding sequence GTGCAGCCAGGATCCGGACATCGGGCCGGACCCGGCGGGGCCCGTCCGCCCTCCCCGGCCGGGGCGTTCCTCGGGCGGGTCCTGGGCGGGGACTGGGCCGGGGCCGCCCGTGCCGCGCTGTGGCCGGTGGGCGGCGTCCTGGTCGCCGCCGTGGCGGTGGCGGTTCCGGCGTACGGGCAGCGGGACGGAGCGGAACTCATCGACTTCGGCACCCGGCTGCGCCTCGCCCTCGCCCTGCTTCTCCAGGCCGTCGGCGGCGGCTTCGAGGTGCACGGTCTTGAGCACCCGGGCCACGGAGTCGTCCTGCGGCTCGACGGCGGAAGTTCCCTCTCCCTCGTCCCCATGACCGTCACCGCCCTGTGGATCGCGGCGCTCCTCCTGGGCCTGCGCGGCCTGCGCGCCCGCCTGCCGCTGCGCGCCCCGGGCCCGCGGTCGGCGGCCGGCAGCGGCACGGCGGGTCCCGCGCCCCGAACGGCGGGCCTGGAGGCGGCCGTCCGGGTCGCGGCAGTGGTGAGCGGGTCCACCCTGGCGCTGGAGCTGTGCGCGCAGCCGACCGTGCTGGGTGTCCGGTTCTCGTCCTCGCCGGTGTTCGGGGCGCTGGGCGCGCTGTTCCTGAGCCTGGCCGTCTCCACCGCCGTGCTGCACCGCGGGGAGGCCGCCTGGTGGCTGGGCAGCCGGCCCAGGATCCGGACACTGCTACGCGCGACGACCACCGCCCTGCGTGCCCTCGGCGCCGTCCTGGCGCTCGGCTCCGCCGCCGCGTACCTCGCCCTCACGCAGGTGGACGACCTGGGCCGGGCGCTCAACCTTCCGGACACCGGCGCCTCGCCGGAACTCGTCGCGCTGCTGGTGCTGCCCAACCTGGGCGTGGCGGCGCTCGGCATCGGCTGGGGCGCACCCGTACGGGCGACGGCGGGCGGCAGTTCGACGTACGGAGGGGGCTACGAGAGCGGGTACTTCGGCCTCGCCAAGCTCGCCGAGGCGGCGGGCCCGGGCGCGGTGACGGGCGCCATGGCCCTCGGCCTGGCAAGCGCGCTGGTGGTCGGCACGCTCGCGGCACGCCGCAGCAAGGGCCGAGGGGAGCGACTGCTCGCCACGGGCGTCTTCTTCGCCCTGTTCCTGCTTCTGGCCGCCCTCAGCGGCGCGGGCGTCCAGGCGCAGGGCACCGCGTCCGCCCACGGGGCGAGCGGCACCGGCGGCGCGACCGTGGCCCTGCACCTCCCGGACACCCTGCTCGCCGTCCTGCCCTGGCTGATCGGCGCCGTCATCGCGGGCCCCTGGCTGGCATGGTGGACCGGGTCGCCGCCACCTCCCCGTGGGCCCGCACCGTCCCGTACGACGGAGCAGGCCCCCGCCGCCGCGACGATCCCGTCCCCGGCCGCCCCACCCGACGGCGCCCCACGCCCCCGGCCCCGCAGCCCCGCCGTCATCTGGCTCGCCTCACTCGCGGCCGCGTTGCTCCTGGGCTCCGCCGTGGCAGCAGGCGCCTTCCTCTGGCAGAACCAGCAGGCAGGCGCCGAGAGCACCCACTCGGGGCCTGAGGCCCGCCCCTGA
- a CDS encoding DUF1707 domain-containing protein yields the protein MSGETSPTGKRSGPGSSPELRPSPGLRASHADRDRVVDVLRVAAGEGLLTADELDERLEAALSARTVGELAPLTADLPPVSASAGPTAAEVKDVLRIERRFSAVERGGRWVLPRRLELRVEWCEVTLDFTQAVITQDTLQIDMDMRGKSLTLITRPGIVVDADALALEFSKLDVRQAPAPDPDHGTPITLRVELVGSKSFGRVVVRPPRRSFGQWLLRRHPGLPAGD from the coding sequence ATGTCGGGAGAGACCTCGCCCACCGGTAAGCGCTCCGGCCCCGGCTCGTCGCCCGAGCTGCGCCCGTCCCCCGGCCTGCGCGCCTCTCACGCGGATCGGGACCGCGTGGTGGACGTACTGCGTGTCGCGGCGGGGGAAGGCCTGCTGACGGCGGACGAGTTGGACGAGCGGCTGGAGGCCGCCCTGTCGGCGCGGACCGTCGGCGAGCTCGCTCCGCTCACCGCCGACCTGCCGCCCGTCTCCGCCTCGGCCGGCCCGACCGCGGCGGAGGTCAAGGACGTGCTCCGGATCGAGCGGAGGTTCAGTGCGGTCGAGCGCGGGGGACGCTGGGTGTTGCCGCGCAGGCTGGAACTCAGGGTGGAGTGGTGCGAGGTGACGCTCGACTTCACCCAGGCCGTGATCACGCAGGACACCTTGCAGATCGACATGGACATGCGCGGCAAGAGCCTGACCCTGATCACCAGGCCGGGCATCGTGGTCGACGCCGACGCCCTGGCACTGGAGTTCAGCAAGCTCGACGTCCGTCAGGCTCCGGCTCCGGATCCGGATCACGGGACGCCGATCACGCTACGGGTGGAGCTGGTGGGCAGCAAGAGCTTCGGCCGCGTCGTGGTGCGGCCCCCGCGGCGGTCGTTCGGGCAGTGGCTGCTGCGCAGGCACCCGGGCCTGCCTGCGGGCGACTGA
- a CDS encoding GNAT family N-acetyltransferase, whose product MGSLCRRADRPTEGLPVTEHRVPPAVRLRVPTHEDAFAWHGVFDDPDVMEFHGGASAELSVYEELTARQRKHDAEHGFCFWTLLGEDDEVLGFAGAQPWPHLEWGPVGEIELGWRLGRAHWGKGYATAAARAALERLRATGVPSVVAMVDVRNERSIAVTRRLGMEVEERFGMPGSDRRGLRFRLRL is encoded by the coding sequence ATGGGCAGTCTATGCAGGAGAGCCGATCGTCCGACCGAAGGGCTGCCCGTGACGGAACACCGCGTCCCGCCTGCCGTACGTCTGCGCGTACCCACCCACGAGGACGCCTTCGCCTGGCACGGCGTCTTCGACGACCCCGACGTCATGGAATTCCACGGGGGCGCCTCCGCCGAGCTGTCCGTCTACGAGGAGCTGACCGCGCGCCAGCGCAAGCACGACGCCGAGCACGGCTTCTGCTTCTGGACGCTGCTCGGCGAGGACGACGAGGTGCTCGGCTTCGCCGGCGCACAGCCCTGGCCGCACCTCGAATGGGGGCCGGTGGGCGAGATCGAGCTCGGCTGGCGGCTCGGGCGCGCGCACTGGGGGAAGGGGTACGCGACGGCCGCGGCGCGCGCCGCCCTTGAGCGCCTGCGGGCCACGGGGGTGCCCAGCGTGGTCGCCATGGTCGACGTCCGCAACGAGCGGTCCATCGCGGTGACGCGGCGGCTCGGGATGGAGGTGGAGGAGCGGTTCGGGATGCCGGGGTCGGATCGGCGGGGGTTGCGGTTCCGGCTCCGGTTGTAG
- a CDS encoding geranylgeranyl reductase family protein, with product MTEPLSEHTADVIVVGAGPAGSTTAYHLAKAGLDVLLLEKTAFPREKVCGDGLTPRAVKQLVGMGIDVSEEAGWLRNKGLRIIGGGVRLELDWPDLASFPDYGLVRRRDDFDEQLARQAQKAGARLYERCNVGEPITDDRTGRITGVRAKLGEEKTPVTFHAPLVVAADGNSTRLSLGMGLHRREDRPMGVAVRTYFTSPRHSDDYLESWLELWDRRGARERLLPGYGWIFGMGDGTSNVGLGVLNTSTSFKELDWREVLRTWCASMPEDWGYTPDNMTGPIRGAALPMAFNRQPHYTKGLLLVGDAGGLVNPFNGEGIAYAMESGQIAADVIVQAHARSTSAQRELALRNYPKILKDTYGGYYTLGRIFVKLIGNPKVMKIGAQHGLTHPLLMKFTLKMLANLTDPTGGDSMDRIINGLTKIAPKA from the coding sequence GTGACCGAGCCCCTCTCCGAACACACCGCCGATGTGATCGTCGTCGGCGCCGGGCCCGCCGGCTCCACCACCGCGTACCACCTGGCCAAGGCCGGCCTCGACGTGCTGCTGCTGGAGAAGACGGCGTTCCCGCGCGAGAAGGTCTGCGGCGACGGCCTCACCCCGCGCGCGGTCAAGCAACTCGTCGGCATGGGCATCGACGTGTCGGAGGAGGCCGGCTGGCTGCGGAACAAGGGCCTGCGGATCATCGGCGGCGGCGTACGGCTGGAGCTGGACTGGCCGGATCTCGCCTCGTTCCCGGACTACGGCCTCGTCCGCAGGCGGGACGACTTCGACGAGCAGCTCGCCCGGCAGGCGCAGAAGGCGGGCGCCCGGCTGTACGAGCGGTGCAACGTCGGTGAGCCGATCACCGACGACCGCACCGGCCGGATCACGGGCGTACGCGCGAAGCTGGGCGAGGAGAAGACCCCGGTCACGTTCCACGCCCCGCTGGTGGTCGCGGCGGACGGCAACTCCACCCGCCTCTCCCTCGGCATGGGCCTGCACCGCCGCGAGGACCGCCCGATGGGCGTCGCGGTGCGCACCTACTTCACCTCGCCGCGTCACAGTGACGACTACCTGGAGTCCTGGCTGGAGCTGTGGGACCGGCGCGGCGCCCGGGAGCGGCTGCTGCCCGGGTACGGCTGGATCTTCGGCATGGGCGACGGCACCTCCAACGTCGGCCTCGGCGTGCTCAACACCTCCACGTCCTTCAAGGAGCTGGACTGGCGCGAGGTGCTCAGGACGTGGTGCGCCTCGATGCCCGAGGACTGGGGCTACACGCCGGACAACATGACGGGCCCGATCCGCGGCGCCGCACTCCCCATGGCCTTCAACCGCCAGCCGCACTACACCAAGGGCCTGCTGCTCGTCGGTGACGCGGGCGGCCTGGTGAACCCGTTCAACGGCGAGGGCATCGCGTACGCGATGGAATCCGGCCAGATCGCCGCGGACGTCATCGTCCAGGCGCACGCCCGCTCCACCTCGGCCCAGCGCGAACTGGCCCTGCGCAACTACCCGAAGATCCTCAAGGACACCTACGGCGGCTACTACACGCTGGGCCGGATCTTCGTGAAGCTCATCGGCAACCCCAAGGTGATGAAGATCGGCGCCCAGCACGGCCTGACCCACCCGCTCCTGATGAAGTTCACCCTCAAGATGCTCGCCAACCTCACGGACCCCACGGGCGGCGACAGCATGGACCGCATCATCAACGGCCTGACGAAGATCGCCCCGAAGGCCTGA
- a CDS encoding FAD-dependent oxidoreductase: MAAELTGRTASAAEPTGRTASEDEARGPSGHTRRRFLAGASAAAGAAALTVAATEAAHAVPAPRAGAKRVAVLGGGVSGLSAAHELAERGYAVTVYEYYDVIGGKARSMDVPDTGAGGRKPLPGEHGFRFFPGFYRNLPDTFRRIPFPGNANGVHDNLRSGTEALFAREKGRPDLHFPLRRATSLPAPGDLTTSWIRDQLLSVLDLGTRLPAQEAAYFANRVLVHLTSCDARREDQWEKVSWWDFIRAGEMSREYQLLLGIGQTRNLVATRAQVASTRTVGRVIIEALLLWGILGQGMDGDADIDRVLNAPTNEAWIDPWGSHLRSLGVEFVLGTQVREVLYEDGRVSGVRVAARDGGDERVVTADHYVSAMPVEHARTTWGSALRAADPQLARCDALKTDWMVGIQYYLRAPTPVVHGHINCLDSPWSVTGIGQAQFWDRDFPADYGDGTARDCLSAIISEWDQPGILYGKTARECTKEEIIEECWAQLKDALNDAGKTTLTDGDRLGWFMDPAVTGLGGADPQNREQLLIHPTGTLYNRPSAGTAVPNFFLAGDYVHTDVDLATMEGANESARRAVNALLDRDGSGAERCRIWELYRPPEMEPLKRVDDLRYRLGLPNTFDLG, encoded by the coding sequence ATGGCAGCCGAACTGACCGGGCGCACGGCGTCCGCAGCGGAACCGACCGGGCGCACGGCGTCCGAAGACGAGGCCCGGGGGCCGTCCGGGCACACCCGCAGACGTTTCCTCGCCGGCGCGTCGGCCGCGGCCGGCGCCGCCGCGCTCACCGTGGCGGCCACGGAGGCCGCACACGCCGTTCCCGCGCCGCGCGCGGGGGCCAAGCGGGTCGCCGTGCTCGGCGGCGGCGTGTCCGGGCTGAGCGCCGCGCACGAGCTGGCCGAGCGCGGCTACGCCGTGACGGTCTACGAGTACTACGACGTGATCGGCGGCAAGGCCCGTTCGATGGACGTCCCCGACACCGGCGCGGGCGGGCGGAAGCCCCTGCCCGGCGAGCACGGATTCCGGTTCTTTCCCGGTTTCTACCGGAACCTCCCCGACACCTTCCGCCGCATCCCCTTCCCCGGCAACGCGAACGGCGTCCACGACAACCTCCGCAGCGGCACCGAAGCCCTCTTCGCACGCGAGAAGGGCCGGCCCGACCTGCACTTCCCGCTGCGCCGCGCCACCAGCCTGCCCGCCCCCGGCGACCTCACCACGTCCTGGATCCGCGACCAGCTGCTCTCCGTGCTCGACCTCGGCACCCGGCTGCCGGCCCAGGAGGCCGCGTACTTCGCCAACCGGGTGCTCGTGCACCTCACGAGCTGCGACGCGCGCCGCGAGGACCAGTGGGAGAAGGTCTCCTGGTGGGACTTCATCCGGGCCGGCGAGATGAGCCGCGAGTACCAGCTCCTGCTGGGCATCGGACAGACCCGCAACCTCGTCGCCACCCGCGCCCAGGTGGCGTCCACCCGCACCGTCGGCCGCGTCATCATCGAGGCACTGCTGCTCTGGGGCATTCTCGGCCAGGGCATGGACGGCGACGCCGACATCGACCGCGTGCTGAACGCCCCCACCAACGAGGCCTGGATCGACCCCTGGGGCAGCCACCTGCGCTCCCTCGGCGTGGAGTTCGTCCTCGGCACCCAGGTACGCGAGGTGCTGTACGAGGACGGCCGGGTGAGCGGCGTCCGGGTCGCGGCGCGGGACGGCGGCGACGAGCGCGTTGTCACCGCCGACCACTACGTCTCGGCCATGCCCGTCGAGCACGCCCGCACCACCTGGGGCAGCGCCCTGCGCGCCGCCGACCCGCAGCTCGCCAGGTGCGACGCGCTGAAGACGGACTGGATGGTCGGCATCCAGTACTACCTGCGGGCGCCGACGCCCGTGGTGCACGGCCACATCAACTGCCTCGACTCGCCGTGGTCGGTGACCGGCATCGGCCAGGCCCAGTTCTGGGACCGGGACTTCCCGGCGGACTACGGCGACGGCACGGCCCGCGACTGCCTCTCGGCGATCATCTCCGAGTGGGACCAGCCCGGCATCCTCTACGGCAAGACGGCGCGGGAGTGCACCAAGGAGGAGATCATCGAGGAGTGCTGGGCGCAGTTGAAGGACGCGCTCAACGACGCGGGCAAGACGACGCTCACGGACGGCGACCGGCTCGGCTGGTTCATGGACCCGGCGGTGACCGGACTCGGCGGCGCCGACCCGCAGAACCGCGAGCAGCTCCTCATCCACCCCACGGGCACCCTCTACAACCGCCCCTCCGCGGGCACGGCGGTCCCGAACTTCTTCCTGGCGGGCGACTACGTCCACACGGACGTCGACCTGGCGACGATGGAGGGCGCCAACGAGTCCGCGCGCCGCGCCGTCAACGCCCTGCTCGATCGCGACGGCTCCGGCGCGGAGCGGTGCCGGATCTGGGAGCTCTACCGGCCACCCGAGATGGAGCCGCTGAAGCGGGTGGATGATCTCCGGTACCGGTTGGGGTTGCCGAACACGTTCGACCTGGGCTAG
- a CDS encoding C40 family peptidase, with translation MSHTAHIPSHRKPRRSAPRFALCAGVAGGVLSTLAVTGASAQSAPAEPAHDTVEMPAVTDGLATQAAASADATRQTADTYATRAVQNTALSQAVKEAKKSRADAEKKAEAKKKAAAARKAAEARASRSAPRTTLSTKSTAAEVPLPGGNVGSVLAFLNSQVGDAYVMGGTGPNSWDCSGLVQAAFKQAGVNLPRTSQDQSTAGTQVPVSSAQPGDILYWGGAGSAYHVGVYIGGGKYLDAANPSKGVVVQDLSGYPASGAVRVL, from the coding sequence ATGTCCCACACCGCTCATATACCCAGCCACCGGAAGCCCCGACGCAGCGCGCCGAGATTCGCGCTGTGTGCGGGCGTCGCCGGCGGTGTTCTCAGCACCCTGGCCGTGACCGGCGCGTCGGCGCAGTCGGCCCCCGCCGAACCCGCTCACGACACGGTCGAGATGCCCGCCGTCACCGACGGTCTGGCCACGCAGGCCGCCGCGTCCGCGGACGCCACCCGTCAGACGGCGGACACCTACGCCACCCGGGCGGTGCAGAACACGGCCCTGTCCCAGGCCGTCAAGGAAGCCAAGAAGTCGCGGGCGGACGCCGAGAAGAAGGCGGAGGCCAAGAAGAAGGCCGCCGCCGCCCGGAAGGCCGCCGAGGCGCGCGCCTCGCGCTCCGCTCCCCGCACCACCCTCAGCACCAAGTCCACCGCCGCCGAGGTCCCCCTCCCCGGCGGCAACGTCGGCTCCGTGCTCGCCTTCCTGAACTCCCAGGTCGGCGACGCGTACGTCATGGGCGGCACCGGACCGAACTCCTGGGACTGCTCCGGGCTGGTCCAGGCCGCCTTCAAGCAGGCCGGCGTGAACCTGCCGCGCACCTCGCAGGACCAGTCGACGGCCGGCACGCAGGTGCCGGTGTCCAGCGCCCAGCCCGGCGACATCCTGTACTGGGGTGGCGCGGGCAGCGCCTACCACGTCGGCGTCTACATCGGCGGCGGCAAGTACCTGGACGCGGCGAACCCGTCCAAGGGGGTCGTCGTGCAGGACCTCTCGGGGTATCCGGCGAGCGGGGCCGTGCGGGTGCTCTGA
- a CDS encoding NADH-quinone oxidoreductase subunit A, whose product MNAYAPILVLGALGAAFAIFSVVMATLIGPKRYNRAKLEAYECGIEPTPTPAGGGRFPIKYYLTAMLFIVFDIEIVFLYPWAVTFDSLGLFGLVEMLLFVLTVFVAYAYVWRRGGLEWD is encoded by the coding sequence GTGAACGCGTACGCGCCCATCCTCGTACTGGGAGCCCTCGGGGCAGCTTTTGCGATCTTCTCCGTGGTGATGGCCACGCTTATCGGTCCAAAGCGGTACAACCGAGCCAAGCTCGAAGCCTATGAGTGCGGTATCGAGCCGACGCCGACACCGGCGGGCGGCGGGCGGTTCCCGATCAAGTACTACCTGACGGCGATGCTCTTCATCGTCTTCGACATCGAGATCGTCTTTCTCTACCCCTGGGCCGTCACCTTCGACTCCCTGGGGCTGTTCGGGCTCGTCGAGATGCTGCTCTTCGTGCTCACCGTCTTCGTCGCCTACGCATACGTGTGGCGGCGCGGCGGCCTGGAATGGGACTGA
- a CDS encoding NADH-quinone oxidoreductase subunit B family protein yields the protein MGLEEKLPSGFLLTTVEQAAGWVRKSSVFPATFGLACCAIEMMTTGAGRYDLARFGMEVFRGSPRQADLMIVAGRVSQKMAPVLRQVYDQMPNPKWVISMGVCASSGGMFNNYAIVQGVDHVVPVDIYLPGCPPRPEMLMDSILKLHQKIQTSKLGVNAEEAAREAEEAALKALPTIEMKGLLR from the coding sequence ATGGGACTCGAAGAGAAACTGCCGAGCGGGTTTCTGCTGACCACCGTCGAGCAGGCCGCGGGCTGGGTGCGGAAGTCCTCCGTCTTCCCCGCGACATTCGGCCTCGCCTGCTGCGCCATCGAGATGATGACGACCGGCGCCGGGCGCTATGACCTGGCGCGCTTCGGCATGGAGGTCTTCCGCGGCTCTCCGCGGCAGGCGGACCTGATGATCGTGGCGGGCCGGGTGAGCCAGAAGATGGCGCCGGTGCTGCGGCAGGTCTACGACCAGATGCCGAACCCCAAGTGGGTCATCTCGATGGGCGTCTGCGCGTCCTCCGGCGGGATGTTCAACAACTACGCGATCGTGCAGGGCGTCGACCACGTCGTTCCGGTGGACATCTACCTGCCCGGCTGCCCCCCGCGGCCCGAGATGCTGATGGACAGCATCCTGAAGCTCCATCAGAAGATCCAGACCTCGAAGCTCGGCGTGAACGCCGAGGAGGCCGCCCGCGAGGCGGAGGAGGCGGCCCTCAAGGCGCTTCCCACGATCGAGATGAAGGGGCTGCTGCGGTGA
- a CDS encoding NADH-quinone oxidoreductase subunit C, whose protein sequence is MSEQNGTNPEQDLNSQNLPGQRGEQGEEIRVQRGMFGANNGGDTSGYGGLVRSIRLPGAASRPYGGWFDEVADELEGALEEQDLLPENAIEKTVVDRGEMTFHVAREHLVRVAKTLRDDPALRFELCTGVSGVHYPSDKGRELHAVYHMRSITHNRLIRLEVSAPDSDPHIPSLVSVYPTNDWHERETYDFFGIVFDGHPALTRIMMPDDWQGFPQRKDYPLGGIAVEYKGAQIPAPDQRRSYS, encoded by the coding sequence GTGAGCGAGCAGAACGGAACCAACCCCGAACAGGACCTGAACAGCCAGAACCTGCCCGGCCAGCGCGGCGAGCAGGGCGAGGAGATCCGGGTCCAGCGCGGCATGTTCGGGGCCAACAACGGCGGCGACACCAGCGGCTACGGCGGCCTGGTGCGCTCCATCCGGCTGCCCGGGGCCGCGTCACGGCCCTACGGCGGATGGTTCGACGAGGTGGCCGACGAGCTGGAGGGCGCCCTGGAGGAGCAGGACCTCCTCCCGGAGAACGCCATCGAGAAGACCGTCGTCGACCGCGGCGAGATGACCTTCCACGTCGCGCGCGAGCACCTGGTGCGGGTGGCGAAGACCCTGCGTGACGACCCGGCGCTCCGCTTCGAGCTGTGCACCGGCGTCAGCGGCGTCCACTACCCGAGCGACAAGGGCCGCGAGCTGCACGCCGTCTACCACATGCGCTCAATTACCCACAATCGCCTGATCCGCCTCGAAGTCAGCGCCCCGGACAGCGACCCGCACATCCCCTCGCTGGTCTCCGTGTATCCGACGAACGACTGGCACGAGCGCGAGACGTACGACTTCTTCGGCATCGTCTTCGACGGTCACCCGGCGCTGACGCGGATCATGATGCCGGACGACTGGCAGGGCTTCCCGCAGCGCAAGGACTACCCGCTCGGCGGCATCGCCGTCGAGTACAAGGGCGCCCAGATCCCGGCTCCGGACCAGCGGAGGTCGTACTCATGA
- a CDS encoding NADH-quinone oxidoreductase subunit D translates to MTTQSASARETTEGTVYTVTGGDWDEVVEAAAKADDERIVVNMGPQHPSTHGVLRLILEIDGETVTEARCGIGYLHTGIEKNLEFRTWTQGTTFVTRMDYLTPFFNEAAYCLGVEKLLGIEAEVPDRANIIRVMLMELNRLSSHLVAIATGGMELGATTIMIYGFRDRELILDLYELITGLRMNHAYIRPGGLSQDLPPGAVDQVREFVKTMRKNLPEYDKLATGNPIFKARMQDVGYLDLTGCMALGATGPILRSAGLPHDLRKAQPYCGYESYDFDIPTTDTCDSYGRFLIRLEEMRQSLNIVEQCLDRLEPGPVMVGDKKIAWPAQLALGPDGLGNSLDHIKQIMGTSMESLIHHFKLVTEGFRVPPGQAYAAVESAKGELGAHVVSDGGTRPFRVHFRDPSFTNLQAMAAMCEGGQVADVIVAVASIDPVMGGVDR, encoded by the coding sequence ATGACGACGCAGTCAGCATCGGCACGCGAAACCACGGAAGGCACCGTCTACACGGTCACCGGCGGGGACTGGGACGAGGTCGTCGAGGCCGCCGCCAAGGCCGACGACGAGCGCATCGTGGTCAACATGGGCCCCCAGCACCCGTCCACGCACGGCGTGCTCCGGCTCATCCTGGAGATCGACGGCGAGACGGTCACCGAGGCCCGCTGCGGCATCGGCTACCTGCACACCGGCATCGAGAAGAACCTTGAGTTCCGCACCTGGACGCAGGGCACCACGTTCGTCACCCGGATGGATTACCTCACGCCGTTCTTCAACGAGGCGGCGTACTGCCTGGGCGTGGAGAAGCTGCTCGGCATCGAGGCCGAGGTGCCGGACCGGGCGAACATCATCCGCGTGATGCTCATGGAGCTCAACCGCCTCTCCTCGCACCTGGTCGCCATCGCCACCGGCGGTATGGAGCTCGGCGCCACCACGATCATGATCTACGGATTCCGTGATCGTGAACTCATTCTCGACCTCTACGAGCTCATCACCGGCCTGCGGATGAACCACGCGTACATCCGTCCCGGCGGCCTCTCCCAGGACCTGCCGCCGGGCGCGGTGGACCAGGTGCGCGAGTTCGTGAAGACGATGCGCAAGAACCTCCCGGAGTACGACAAGCTCGCCACCGGGAACCCGATCTTCAAGGCCCGGATGCAGGACGTCGGCTACCTCGACCTCACCGGCTGCATGGCGCTCGGCGCGACCGGCCCGATCCTGCGCTCCGCGGGCCTGCCGCACGACCTGCGCAAGGCGCAGCCCTACTGCGGCTACGAGAGCTACGACTTCGACATCCCGACCACCGACACCTGCGACTCCTACGGGCGCTTCCTCATCCGCCTGGAGGAGATGCGCCAGTCGCTGAACATCGTCGAGCAGTGCCTCGACCGGCTGGAGCCGGGCCCGGTGATGGTCGGCGACAAGAAGATCGCCTGGCCCGCCCAGCTCGCCCTGGGCCCGGACGGCCTCGGCAACTCCCTCGACCACATCAAGCAGATCATGGGCACCTCCATGGAGTCCCTGATCCACCACTTCAAGCTGGTGACCGAGGGCTTCAGGGTCCCGCCCGGGCAGGCCTACGCGGCCGTCGAGTCCGCCAAGGGCGAGCTCGGCGCCCACGTGGTCTCCGACGGCGGCACCCGCCCCTTCCGGGTCCACTTCCGCGACCCGTCCTTCACCAACCTTCAGGCGATGGCCGCGATGTGCGAGGGCGGCCAGGTCGCCGACGTCATCGTCGCCGTCGCGTCCATCGACCCCGTGATGGGAGGCGTCGACCGGTGA